A single Nostoc sp. PCC 7107 DNA region contains:
- the gloB gene encoding hydroxyacylglutathione hydrolase has product MRVLRLEALSDNYIFLLHNTQQNIAAVVDPAEADPVFSKLAELNAVLVAIFNTHHHHDHVGGNQQLMQRFPKLTVYGGAEDKGRIPGQQVFLQQGDRISFGDRPAEVIFVPGHTRAHIAYYFPPHTADEPGELFCGDTLFAGGCGRLFEGTPTQMVSSLEKLRSLPDNTHVWCAHEYTLKNLQFALTVDGENTDLQQRYAEVKTFRTQGKATVPSLLGVEKRTNPFLRWEQPSLQLAANSNDAVQTFARIRGMKDRF; this is encoded by the coding sequence ATGCGGGTACTCCGTCTTGAGGCACTCTCAGATAACTACATATTCTTACTACACAATACGCAACAAAATATTGCCGCCGTTGTCGATCCAGCAGAAGCAGACCCAGTGTTCAGCAAACTTGCAGAACTCAATGCCGTGTTAGTAGCGATTTTCAACACTCACCATCATCATGACCATGTAGGTGGTAATCAGCAGTTAATGCAACGCTTTCCTAAACTGACTGTGTATGGTGGTGCTGAAGATAAAGGGAGAATTCCCGGACAGCAGGTGTTTCTGCAACAAGGCGATCGCATTTCTTTTGGCGATCGCCCGGCTGAGGTCATCTTCGTTCCCGGCCATACCCGCGCCCATATTGCTTACTACTTCCCACCCCACACAGCAGACGAACCAGGAGAATTATTTTGTGGCGATACTTTATTCGCAGGTGGTTGTGGTCGCTTATTTGAAGGTACACCTACACAAATGGTGTCATCTTTAGAAAAACTTCGTTCCCTGCCAGATAATACCCATGTCTGGTGCGCCCACGAATATACCTTAAAGAATTTACAATTTGCCCTCACTGTTGATGGTGAGAATACTGACTTACAACAGCGCTATGCAGAAGTCAAGACTTTTCGCACTCAGGGAAAAGCCACCGTCCCTTCTTTATTGGGAGTGGAAAAGCGTACCAATCCATTTTTGCGTTGGGAACAACCATCCCTACAATTAGCCGCCAACAGTAATGATGCAGTGCAAACATTCGCCCGCATTCGGGGAATGAAAGACAGGTTTTAA
- a CDS encoding putative nucleotide-diphospho-sugar transferase, giving the protein MKETRGFITILTGLYSFQDCIHFLAAIRKFHHEPIIVLIDQVPPILYPFLKAFKNVILKPAPKQENPVLASRLAKVSLYNASEFDKTIFLDSDICLLTNINDVFESLDEFDLLLTEDVQPDISKATNLLRGSQQENLDKVLQTLQSVGFPLQENDIQYNSGLIAFRKTEETKKLFSEFQRYFEIITEHQDKLLLRDQGAFATAIATVKPKMKVLPPTYNFLSKWKDTYKIDQEIKVLHCTYPYRPQYAKNITRSLYTRIFDKLAHFFLPDQVTNPWRQK; this is encoded by the coding sequence ATGAAAGAAACTAGAGGATTTATTACCATCTTAACTGGATTGTATTCTTTTCAAGACTGCATTCATTTTTTAGCAGCAATCCGCAAATTTCATCACGAACCAATAATTGTTTTAATTGATCAGGTTCCGCCAATTTTATATCCTTTTTTAAAAGCATTTAAAAATGTGATTCTCAAGCCAGCACCAAAGCAGGAAAATCCAGTATTAGCTTCAAGACTGGCTAAAGTCTCTTTATATAATGCGTCAGAATTTGATAAAACAATTTTTTTAGATTCAGATATTTGCTTATTAACCAATATTAATGATGTCTTTGAATCTTTAGATGAATTTGACTTATTGTTAACTGAAGATGTCCAACCAGATATATCAAAAGCTACTAATTTACTGCGTGGTAGTCAACAAGAAAACTTAGATAAAGTTTTACAAACGCTTCAATCTGTAGGCTTCCCACTCCAAGAAAACGATATTCAATATAATAGCGGTTTAATTGCCTTTCGGAAAACTGAAGAAACCAAGAAATTATTTAGTGAATTTCAAAGATATTTTGAAATTATCACTGAACATCAAGATAAATTATTATTACGAGATCAAGGAGCTTTTGCTACTGCGATCGCCACAGTTAAACCTAAAATGAAAGTCTTACCACCTACGTATAATTTTTTGAGTAAGTGGAAAGATACTTACAAAATTGATCAAGAAATTAAAGTATTACACTGTACCTATCCTTACCGACCTCAGTATGCTAAAAATATTACTCGTTCCTTGTACACGAGAATATTTGATAAACTCGCTCATTTCTTTTTGCCTGATCAAGTAACAAATCCCTGGCGACAGAAATAA
- a CDS encoding glycosyltransferase family 4 protein — translation MKDKPKISILVWNLSTNDGFIRASLLEKALHKLDCEVEIIGFLFDKELYRAIPSEAQLKTVEGGNYPGFFKSINKILKLIDGDIIYAIKPQVASFGIALIKKLSNKKPVIVDIDDWELSWYGGDAWQYKPSLKQLAKDILKKDGVLRIPHHPLYIKWMENLIKHADAITTHTSFLQKRFGGISVPNGKDTALFDPAKYQPEESRNRYGLSEYRILMFPGAPRPYKGLEDVLIALDKLNQPDLKLVIVGGSPYDNYDEELRQKWGQWIIKLPNYPADVMPDVVAAAHVIVVPQRDTPETRAQFPLKLTDGMSMAKPVLSTKVGDIPEILGDTGYLVEPSCPEQIAEQIQLIFQDLDAANERGRKSRERCVEKYSIEAMAATLKSVIARL, via the coding sequence ATGAAAGATAAACCCAAAATATCCATACTGGTTTGGAACTTATCAACTAATGATGGTTTTATTCGAGCTTCACTTTTAGAAAAAGCCTTACATAAATTAGATTGTGAAGTAGAAATTATCGGTTTTTTATTTGACAAAGAATTATATCGAGCGATTCCTTCAGAGGCTCAATTAAAAACTGTTGAAGGTGGTAACTATCCTGGATTTTTTAAATCCATCAACAAAATTTTAAAATTAATTGATGGCGATATCATTTACGCAATTAAGCCACAAGTAGCCAGCTTTGGAATTGCACTAATCAAGAAATTATCTAATAAAAAACCAGTAATTGTAGACATAGATGATTGGGAACTTAGCTGGTATGGTGGCGATGCTTGGCAATATAAACCATCACTTAAGCAATTAGCCAAAGACATACTCAAAAAAGACGGTGTTTTAAGAATTCCCCACCATCCTTTATATATTAAATGGATGGAAAATTTGATTAAACATGCCGATGCTATCACAACACATACTAGCTTTTTGCAAAAGCGGTTTGGGGGAATTTCTGTGCCTAACGGCAAAGATACCGCTTTATTTGATCCAGCTAAATATCAGCCTGAAGAAAGTAGAAATCGTTATGGTTTATCTGAATATCGCATCTTAATGTTTCCTGGCGCACCTAGACCTTATAAAGGGCTAGAAGATGTTTTGATTGCTTTAGATAAACTGAATCAACCAGACCTAAAACTCGTAATTGTCGGTGGCAGTCCCTACGATAATTATGATGAAGAACTCCGGCAAAAATGGGGACAGTGGATTATCAAATTGCCCAACTATCCCGCTGATGTGATGCCTGATGTGGTGGCTGCGGCTCATGTTATAGTTGTTCCCCAGCGAGACACTCCCGAAACGCGGGCGCAATTCCCGCTGAAACTGACAGATGGTATGTCAATGGCTAAACCTGTATTATCCACAAAAGTTGGTGATATTCCTGAAATTTTAGGTGACACAGGTTATTTAGTTGAACCTAGTTGTCCTGAGCAAATTGCCGAGCAAATTCAACTCATTTTTCAAGATTTAGATGCTGCCAATGAACGCGGCAGAAAATCAAGAGAAAGGTGTGTGGAAAAATATAGTATCGAAGCGATGGCAGCCACTCTCAAGTCAGTAATTGCGCGGTTGTAA
- a CDS encoding ATP-binding cassette domain-containing protein: protein MSTKQLLVRFAKPYPGLILLTIVLGFSGALFNGVSTALIVPVILKIVGQDVDLTKAPAILKKIMTPFDGVPDNYRILVMAGVIILVIILKNLATYSSSLVSNSLTRMLMSDMREAGLKLLLEIDIDYYAKMKVGDLINRLGGEIGRSATAIGNTFKLAILGITILVFIGLLLSISWQLTLASTALLSLVTLVNQYAIARAKKFGKQLTEMSKAYSISMLETLNGIRLVKSTGNEGTEYHRIQKLIREREKADFQSQANSEIIAPLSEIMGISALIVIVFLSKTFFANQIASLSAVLLTYLLILLRLLPLISQLNGLRSSFASTSASVEAVTDFLRLDDKPFMSKGEIIYTQLKEGVHFNCISFAYPGHEKLVLRDVDLFLPRGTTLALVGGSGAGKSTVADLLPRFYDPIAGSIHLDGTDLRKFDITSVRKRMGIVSQDTFLFNNSVKNNIAYGRPEATEDEIISAAKRANAYEFISKLPQGFETLIGDRGVMLSGGQRQRLAIARALLQNPEILILDEATSALDTVSERLVQEALDDLSRDRTTLVIAHRLSTVQKADQIAVLDQGRVVEVGTHVELLQKGGYYSRLYTMQFGDRPDDSAQQHQSLTRISHEIRTRLNSMIGVLGLLIDDLIDNSQEQQELIEESYKSALRIITTIDIFQDILKMQIQERFLSSTEANQNLNHRYQRFNLMFSEFRDCLNISLNNLRSLSETAIYTPEEQHQLITNAYNSAIELIDKLEKFEDKI, encoded by the coding sequence ATGTCTACCAAGCAGCTACTAGTAAGATTTGCCAAACCCTATCCAGGTTTAATTCTGCTGACTATAGTCTTGGGATTTTCTGGAGCCTTGTTTAATGGTGTCAGCACAGCTTTAATTGTGCCGGTTATTTTAAAAATTGTCGGGCAAGATGTTGATTTAACTAAAGCTCCAGCAATTCTCAAAAAAATCATGACTCCCTTTGATGGGGTACCAGATAATTACCGCATATTAGTCATGGCTGGGGTAATTATATTAGTAATTATTTTAAAGAATTTAGCTACCTATTCTAGCTCATTAGTATCTAATTCTTTGACGCGTATGTTGATGTCAGATATGCGCGAAGCCGGATTAAAATTATTACTAGAAATTGACATAGATTATTACGCCAAGATGAAAGTTGGTGATTTAATCAACCGTCTTGGAGGAGAAATTGGGCGCTCCGCTACAGCGATTGGTAACACATTTAAATTAGCTATTTTAGGGATTACAATTTTAGTCTTTATTGGTTTATTGCTATCAATTTCTTGGCAGTTAACCCTGGCTTCTACCGCTTTATTATCTTTAGTGACATTGGTAAATCAGTATGCCATTGCCCGTGCCAAAAAATTTGGTAAGCAGCTAACCGAAATGTCGAAAGCTTATTCGATTTCTATGTTAGAGACGCTCAATGGTATTCGGTTAGTTAAATCAACAGGTAATGAAGGCACAGAATATCACAGAATTCAAAAATTAATTCGGGAACGGGAAAAAGCCGATTTCCAATCTCAGGCTAATTCAGAAATCATCGCACCTTTGAGTGAGATTATGGGAATTAGCGCTTTAATTGTGATTGTATTTTTAAGTAAAACTTTCTTTGCAAATCAAATTGCTTCTCTTTCGGCAGTATTACTCACATATTTATTAATTTTGTTGCGACTGCTACCATTAATTTCCCAGTTAAATGGACTACGGAGTAGTTTTGCCAGTACCAGCGCTAGTGTCGAAGCAGTCACAGATTTTTTAAGGTTAGATGATAAGCCTTTTATGTCCAAAGGTGAAATTATCTATACCCAATTAAAAGAAGGAGTGCATTTTAATTGCATTTCCTTTGCTTATCCTGGCCATGAAAAATTAGTTCTCAGAGATGTGGATTTATTTTTACCCCGTGGTACGACTTTAGCGCTAGTTGGTGGTTCTGGCGCGGGTAAATCAACTGTTGCTGACCTTTTACCGCGATTTTATGACCCCATCGCCGGCAGTATTCACCTAGATGGTACAGATTTGCGGAAATTTGATATCACATCTGTACGTAAGAGAATGGGAATTGTTAGTCAAGATACCTTTCTCTTTAATAATTCTGTTAAGAATAACATCGCCTACGGACGACCAGAAGCAACGGAAGATGAAATCATTAGCGCCGCCAAGCGGGCGAATGCCTACGAGTTTATCAGCAAATTACCTCAAGGATTTGAAACCTTAATTGGCGATCGCGGCGTAATGTTATCGGGGGGACAAAGACAAAGATTAGCGATCGCCCGCGCCTTGCTGCAAAATCCCGAAATTCTGATTTTAGATGAAGCAACCAGCGCCTTAGATACGGTTTCCGAACGTTTAGTCCAAGAAGCATTGGATGATTTAAGCCGCGATCGCACCACCCTAGTCATCGCCCACCGTCTTTCCACAGTCCAAAAAGCCGATCAAATCGCCGTCCTCGATCAAGGACGAGTGGTGGAAGTTGGAACCCACGTAGAACTGTTACAAAAAGGTGGTTATTATTCTCGCCTGTATACGATGCAGTTTGGCGATCGCCCAGATGATAGCGCTCAACAACATCAAAGTTTAACTCGCATTTCCCACGAAATTCGCACCCGTCTCAACTCAATGATTGGTGTGTTGGGGTTACTCATAGATGATTTAATCGATAATTCCCAAGAACAGCAAGAATTAATCGAAGAATCTTATAAATCTGCTTTGAGAATTATCACCACAATTGATATTTTTCAAGACATTTTGAAAATGCAAATTCAAGAGCGATTTCTCTCTTCCACAGAAGCCAATCAAAACCTCAATCATCGATATCAACGCTTTAATTTGATGTTTTCTGAGTTTCGTGACTGTTTAAACATTAGCTTGAACAATCTGCGTTCCCTTTCAGAAACTGCCATTTACACTCCTGAAGAACAACATCAATTGATTACAAATGCTTATAATTCTGCCATTGAACTGATCGATAAATTAGAAAAATTTGAAGACAAAATATAA
- a CDS encoding glycosyltransferase family 4 protein, translating into MKNPSLQKNYSFFLTEELPKPDAYYVQAANAANGAANLGCPTVLIYPQKGWEAMNPIHLLQPFQPEKPPESVIKYYNLQDKLQVARLPMPWPIDYFKNKFTNSKTIATKYYFPFYIRSTTKIVHAWNWNFIKAAIQNGVPAIYEHHHHEDKQFEPAIVNHPLFQVAVTVADTVRESMIKHGMPPEKLIKIHNGFNRLFMQRQPEQAAAWREKLLQNQRSHLVVYAGALQQFKGIDILIDVAQQMPHVQFACAGGKQTEVAHYQKLAQAKQTDNICFLGHVLHDELAPLLQAADILAHPHCSGQAATFTSPLKLFDYLASGNPIVATEIPSLIDFKDTVAIAAWCEPDNPVKFAAALQQVLATHPKKIDGYPETIEFVKQFSWENRAAKILSYVDESYRPQLVA; encoded by the coding sequence ATGAAAAACCCTAGTTTACAAAAAAACTATAGCTTCTTTCTCACCGAAGAATTACCCAAACCAGACGCTTATTACGTCCAGGCGGCTAACGCTGCCAATGGAGCCGCAAACTTAGGTTGTCCTACAGTTTTGATTTACCCCCAAAAAGGTTGGGAAGCAATGAACCCAATTCATTTATTACAGCCTTTTCAACCAGAAAAGCCGCCAGAAAGCGTTATTAAATATTACAACCTCCAAGATAAATTACAAGTCGCTCGGCTACCAATGCCTTGGCCTATTGATTATTTTAAAAATAAATTTACTAATTCTAAAACCATCGCTACAAAGTATTATTTTCCCTTTTATATTCGGTCAACTACCAAAATTGTCCATGCCTGGAATTGGAATTTTATCAAAGCAGCAATTCAAAATGGTGTACCCGCAATTTATGAGCATCACCACCATGAAGATAAGCAATTTGAACCAGCAATAGTCAATCATCCATTATTTCAAGTGGCTGTGACAGTGGCAGATACCGTCCGCGAAAGCATGATTAAACATGGAATGCCACCTGAAAAACTAATTAAAATCCACAATGGCTTCAATCGCTTATTTATGCAGAGACAGCCCGAACAAGCAGCAGCATGGCGAGAAAAACTTTTACAAAATCAACGATCGCATTTAGTAGTTTATGCCGGAGCATTACAACAATTTAAAGGCATTGATATATTAATTGATGTCGCCCAACAAATGCCCCATGTGCAGTTTGCCTGTGCTGGTGGTAAACAAACGGAAGTCGCACATTATCAAAAATTAGCCCAAGCCAAACAAACTGATAATATTTGTTTCTTGGGTCATGTTTTACATGATGAATTAGCACCTTTATTACAAGCAGCCGATATTTTGGCTCATCCCCATTGTTCGGGACAAGCTGCTACTTTTACTTCACCCTTAAAACTATTTGATTATTTAGCTTCGGGAAATCCAATTGTGGCAACAGAAATTCCCTCATTAATAGACTTTAAAGATACTGTAGCGATCGCAGCTTGGTGTGAACCAGATAACCCTGTTAAATTTGCCGCAGCCCTCCAACAAGTTTTAGCAACTCATCCCAAAAAAATTGATGGTTATCCCGAAACAATAGAATTTGTCAAACAATTTTCTTGGGAGAATCGCGCTGCCAAAATTCTTAGTTATGTTGATGAATCTTATCGCCCTCAACTTGTAGCTTAA
- a CDS encoding glycosyltransferase family 10, translated as MQITKVGMISSYKALKTQGDWLWQQTPHPFGVWQNIQIQALASKPEFLLMYQFDFPHILKKPKETWLSRLQKKQRSPEVDINSLLRGVSKEKIIYLMREPPLDEVVGKHKKVYQTAQEYCGYVSGPDDFAPIPEYMPAIWYHSNSFKDLNEMPPPEKVAPCSWITSGINRTANHRQRLSFLQSMQSSNIKFDLYGRDLPASAKSQGELGNKWYGMAPYYYNLAIENYADNNWYVSEKLWDALLAWCLPIYYGGPAADKLLPPGSFLRLPSLDEKGIAYIQEVTATPDAWYAAKDAIAEARQIILHKLNLLNWLANFVKNNG; from the coding sequence ATGCAAATCACAAAAGTTGGTATGATTAGCAGCTATAAAGCCTTAAAGACTCAAGGCGATTGGCTGTGGCAACAAACACCTCATCCTTTTGGAGTTTGGCAAAACATCCAAATTCAGGCATTAGCTAGTAAGCCTGAGTTTTTATTAATGTATCAGTTTGATTTTCCCCACATACTGAAAAAGCCCAAAGAAACCTGGTTAAGTCGTTTACAAAAAAAACAGCGATCGCCAGAAGTAGATATTAACTCTTTACTCCGGGGAGTTAGCAAAGAAAAAATCATTTACCTCATGCGAGAACCGCCTTTAGATGAGGTAGTAGGAAAACATAAAAAAGTTTATCAAACAGCACAAGAATATTGTGGCTATGTTTCTGGCCCCGATGATTTTGCACCAATTCCTGAATATATGCCAGCTATTTGGTATCACAGCAACTCATTTAAAGATTTAAACGAAATGCCGCCTCCAGAAAAAGTTGCTCCCTGTAGTTGGATTACTTCAGGAATTAATCGTACCGCCAATCATCGCCAACGGTTAAGTTTTTTGCAATCGATGCAATCAAGCAACATTAAATTTGATTTGTATGGGCGGGACTTACCTGCATCAGCAAAATCCCAGGGTGAGCTTGGTAATAAATGGTATGGCATGGCTCCGTATTATTACAATCTGGCAATTGAAAACTATGCAGATAATAATTGGTATGTGAGTGAAAAACTTTGGGATGCTCTACTAGCGTGGTGTTTGCCAATATACTATGGTGGACCAGCTGCGGATAAATTATTACCACCTGGGAGCTTTTTAAGATTACCCAGCTTGGATGAAAAAGGCATCGCTTATATTCAAGAAGTAACTGCTACTCCTGATGCTTGGTATGCAGCTAAAGATGCGATCGCGGAAGCTCGTCAAATAATTCTGCACAAATTAAATCTGCTTAATTGGTTGGCAAATTTTGTGAAAAATAATGGATAA
- a CDS encoding Npun_R2821/Npun_R2822 family protein translates to MTNGIYTLANDYVYNQLVALLNSIEVNAGDVPVCVIAYNDQIDLVRAEVASRKNVTLLEDPEIFARWEEFSHRVWQSHPTAIETWQAKGIQKFYRVGENRRYCAFDPGSYFEKFIYLDADTLVMQPLDFVFDKLDEYDFVAYDFQYKDPAHIFKVSSPKLYEVFSQERIESEIFCSGFYASKRGVFPPEQREWLLTQLNNGDSEILYMGAPNQSVLNYMRMKSNVSYYNFALNLPENKLTGCCANSPHFVNQADVLYDKGNKLTFLHYIGLSSKLFNRLCAGENVDFPYRDIFLHYRYLKAPEQRPKFTTKPKAYNAPPSLGKRILKKLGLAVGGK, encoded by the coding sequence ATGACAAATGGCATCTATACTTTGGCTAATGATTATGTCTACAACCAACTTGTAGCCTTACTCAATAGCATCGAAGTTAATGCCGGCGATGTGCCGGTATGCGTGATTGCTTATAACGATCAAATAGATTTAGTCCGTGCCGAAGTTGCATCCCGAAAAAATGTCACGCTTTTAGAAGATCCAGAAATTTTCGCGCGATGGGAAGAATTTTCTCATCGTGTTTGGCAATCTCATCCCACAGCGATTGAAACTTGGCAAGCTAAAGGCATTCAAAAATTTTATCGAGTTGGTGAAAATCGTCGTTACTGTGCATTTGATCCAGGGAGTTATTTTGAAAAATTCATCTATTTGGATGCTGATACATTAGTCATGCAGCCCTTAGATTTTGTCTTTGACAAGTTAGATGAATATGATTTTGTCGCCTACGATTTTCAATATAAAGACCCTGCTCATATCTTTAAAGTGTCATCGCCAAAGCTGTATGAAGTATTTAGCCAAGAGCGGATTGAATCAGAAATTTTCTGCTCTGGTTTTTATGCTTCTAAACGAGGTGTATTTCCCCCAGAACAAAGAGAATGGTTACTCACGCAATTAAATAACGGCGACTCAGAAATTTTATATATGGGCGCTCCTAACCAGTCTGTACTGAATTATATGCGAATGAAGAGTAATGTATCTTATTACAACTTTGCTCTGAATTTACCAGAAAATAAATTAACTGGTTGTTGTGCTAATTCACCGCATTTCGTCAATCAAGCTGATGTTCTCTATGATAAAGGGAATAAATTAACATTTCTGCATTATATTGGCTTATCTTCTAAACTATTTAATCGCCTTTGTGCTGGAGAAAATGTTGATTTTCCCTATAGAGATATTTTCTTGCACTATCGTTATCTAAAAGCACCAGAACAGCGACCAAAATTTACCACTAAACCCAAAGCTTATAATGCTCCTCCGAGTTTAGGTAAACGAATTCTCAAAAAATTAGGCTTGGCAGTAGGAGGTAAATAA
- a CDS encoding Npun_R2821/Npun_R2822 family protein, which produces MSQGIYIFANDKVTDHAIALLNSIRLTDPDIPIVMIPYNENYHNIAAILNQHYGVQLYEDLEFINHLSQKLFDIFGGQFFASPNKLRKPACWFGPFDEFLYIDTDVVVFEKLSNNFNYLAEYDFICCDYQHLGGIKNVFSPHVVEAQIFTQAETKDIFNSGFWGSKKNIFSEQDLYDTFAECAAHPEYFDFSEKVSDQPILNYLLLRRIPRRFNIVRRPEKAPGNWAGSPQFQQQGQILIDPTVNQPLQFLHWAGIHIQPGCPYWEIWEHYRNLNLAIPPAAIPALPKQSQWETTFKTVKKQVRKIFT; this is translated from the coding sequence ATGAGTCAGGGAATTTATATTTTTGCGAATGATAAAGTTACAGATCATGCGATCGCTCTGTTGAATAGTATCCGCTTAACAGATCCGGATATCCCTATTGTCATGATTCCATATAATGAAAACTATCACAATATAGCTGCAATACTTAATCAACATTATGGCGTGCAGCTATATGAAGATTTAGAGTTCATTAATCATCTTTCCCAAAAGTTATTTGACATTTTTGGCGGACAATTTTTTGCCAGTCCGAATAAACTCCGTAAACCAGCTTGTTGGTTTGGGCCTTTTGATGAATTTTTGTACATTGATACCGATGTTGTAGTTTTTGAAAAACTCAGTAATAACTTTAATTATTTAGCAGAATACGACTTTATTTGTTGCGATTATCAACATTTGGGCGGAATAAAAAATGTGTTTAGTCCTCATGTGGTAGAAGCACAAATATTTACTCAAGCTGAAACCAAAGATATTTTTAATAGTGGTTTTTGGGGTTCCAAGAAAAATATTTTTTCTGAACAAGATTTATACGACACCTTTGCAGAGTGTGCCGCCCATCCAGAATATTTTGACTTTAGCGAAAAAGTTTCTGATCAACCAATTCTCAACTATCTCCTGCTGAGAAGAATTCCGCGTCGCTTTAACATTGTACGTCGCCCTGAGAAAGCCCCAGGAAATTGGGCTGGTAGCCCCCAGTTCCAACAACAAGGTCAAATTCTCATTGACCCAACAGTTAATCAACCTCTACAATTTCTGCACTGGGCTGGGATTCACATTCAACCAGGCTGTCCTTATTGGGAAATTTGGGAACATTACCGCAATTTGAATCTAGCTATCCCACCAGCCGCAATTCCCGCCCTGCCAAAACAGAGTCAATGGGAAACAACATTTAAGACAGTCAAAAAACAAGTTCGCAAAATCTTCACTTAA
- the rplI gene encoding 50S ribosomal protein L9, whose protein sequence is MAKRVQLVLTQDVSKLGKLGDLVEVAPGYARNYLVPKSLATRATPGILKQVERRREQERQRQLELKQQALEQKAALEKVGSLKIAKQVGENEAIFGTVTSQDVADAIQAATNQEVDRRGITIPDIGKLGTYKAEIKLFSDVTAQIDVEVVAS, encoded by the coding sequence ATGGCGAAACGCGTACAGTTAGTTTTGACTCAAGATGTCAGCAAGTTAGGCAAATTAGGCGACTTAGTAGAAGTAGCTCCTGGCTATGCTCGAAATTACCTCGTTCCCAAGAGTTTGGCAACCCGTGCTACTCCTGGTATTCTCAAGCAAGTAGAACGCCGTCGGGAACAAGAGCGTCAACGGCAATTAGAACTCAAGCAACAAGCCTTAGAACAAAAAGCTGCTTTAGAAAAAGTTGGCAGCTTGAAAATTGCCAAGCAAGTTGGTGAAAACGAAGCAATCTTCGGTACTGTTACCAGCCAAGATGTCGCAGATGCAATTCAAGCAGCTACCAACCAAGAAGTTGACCGTCGTGGAATCACCATCCCCGATATTGGCAAACTGGGTACTTACAAAGCAGAAATTAAGTTGTTCTCAGACGTAACAGCGCAAATTGACGTTGAAGTCGTTGCTAGTTAG
- a CDS encoding transposase has protein sequence MEYRRVKVEGGTFFFTVVTHNRREFLCELENIILLRQAFKKVIAQYPLIVDAIAILPNHIHCLWSLPPGDSDFSNRWRLIKNYFSHRCDVKYHGKISASRHNKGELAVWQRRFWEHQIKDEVDFIRHCDYIHYNPVKHGYVKAPKDWQYSSFMLYVQRGIYHIDWGAEEDIEFPQDIGNE, from the coding sequence ATGGAATACCGCAGAGTAAAAGTAGAAGGAGGTACTTTTTTCTTCACTGTTGTTACTCATAATCGCCGGGAATTTCTCTGCGAACTAGAGAACATTATTTTGTTACGACAAGCATTCAAAAAAGTGATTGCACAATATCCATTGATTGTAGATGCGATCGCTATTTTACCAAACCATATCCATTGTCTTTGGAGTTTACCACCAGGAGATAGTGATTTTTCCAATCGTTGGCGATTAATTAAAAACTATTTTAGTCATCGTTGCGATGTTAAATATCATGGAAAAATATCAGCATCGCGTCACAATAAAGGCGAATTAGCAGTTTGGCAACGCCGATTTTGGGAACATCAAATTAAAGATGAAGTTGATTTTATTCGCCATTGTGATTACATCCATTACAACCCCGTTAAACATGGATATGTCAAAGCACCTAAAGATTGGCAATATTCCAGTTTTATGTTGTATGTACAGCGAGGAATATATCATATTGATTGGGGTGCAGAAGAAGATATAGAATTTCCACAAGACATAGGAAATGAATAA